A single Streptococcus thermophilus DNA region contains:
- the acrIIA6 gene encoding anti-CRISPR protein AcrIIA6 produces the protein MEINNDIKQLILEYAKRYFKFENDFYKLPGIKFTDANWQKFKNGGTAIEKMGAARVNAMLDCLFEDFELAMIGKAQQEYYSDNSLKVNMAFYAYYDQFKKQQLMKWLKDNHDDIIGGTGRMYTSSGSYIANAYLEIALESSRLGGGSYMIQMRFKDYSKGQEPIPSGRQNRLEWIESNLENIR, from the coding sequence ATGGAAATCAACAACGATATTAAACAACTGATCTTGGAATACGCTAAACGTTATTTCAAGTTTGAGAACGACTTTTATAAACTGCCAGGCATCAAGTTCACTGATGCAAATTGGCAGAAGTTCAAAAATGGAGGCACTGCCATTGAGAAGATGGGGGCAGCACGAGTAAACGCCATGCTCGACTGCCTATTCGAAGATTTCGAGCTTGCAATGATTGGCAAGGCTCAACAAGAATACTATTCGGATAATTCCTTGAAAGTAAATATGGCATTCTATGCTTATTACGATCAATTCAAAAAACAACAGCTTATGAAATGGCTTAAAGATAATCACGATGACATCATAGGAGGGACTGGTAGAATGTACACGTCAAGCGGTAGTTACATTGCTAACGCTTATTTAGAAATTGCGTTAGAATCTAGCCGTCTGGGTGGTGGTTCTTACATGATCCAAATGAGGTTTAAAGACTATTCAAAAGGTCAAGAACCTATTCCGTCTGGTCGTCAGAATCGACTTGAATGGATTGAGAGCAACTTGGAAAACATTCGATAA
- a CDS encoding LTA synthase family protein, whose translation MKKINEAFWKGVSSRLGFVFLLLFFYWLKNIFAYFVNINLEWESRYQVMLSLINPIPLGLMLLGLGLYFKKSRFFYGTTIAIYVILNLLLIANVIYFGEFTDFITVNTILASSSSAAGLGDSAKNLLEPSYIFYLIDIPFFIYGVFRKKLKTDSKPFNKRASFAITALSTLLLSANLFLAEVNRGELLTRGFSNNYIVRAMGIPFFTAYSGNLTYQTSQARSSATADDMKKVEAYVKEHYAAPDPKYYGIAKGRNVIVIHLESFQQFLIDYKLQVDGQSYEVTPFLNSIYHSNETLAFSNFFHQVKSGKTSDAETLMETSLFGLSTGSYMVNYGGTNTAYAAPSILAQTSGYTSAVFHGNTGSFWNRNNTYKHWGYNYFFDSSAFTEKTDENSFQYGLNDKYMFSDSIKYLEQMQQPFYVKYLTVSNHYPYTSLSGDKNEQGFPLADTKDETVNGYFATANYLDSAIKDFFDYLKETGLYDNSIIVMYGDHYGISDMRSSNLAELLGKNSETWSNYDKAMLQRVPYMIHIPGYTGGGISNTFGGEVDALPTLLHILGVDTSSYIQMGQDLLSPDNKQTVAFRTSGQYVTPQYTSYSGRLYNTQTGEEITNPDETTKKENEAIRNAVATQLSMSDAVQTGDLLRFYTPDGLNPLDSSTISYTKQMDQLKKINKKLKDKSTSLYKQKGNKSTADLFKTPSYKELHPVEPESSSNSTEESSSSQETTAAQE comes from the coding sequence TTGAAAAAAATAAACGAAGCTTTTTGGAAAGGAGTTTCATCAAGACTCGGATTCGTCTTCTTGTTACTCTTCTTTTACTGGCTAAAAAACATATTCGCTTATTTCGTCAACATTAATCTTGAGTGGGAAAGCAGATATCAGGTTATGCTTTCGCTGATTAACCCTATTCCACTGGGATTAATGCTGCTAGGTTTAGGACTTTACTTCAAGAAAAGCCGTTTTTTTTATGGCACAACAATTGCTATTTATGTCATCCTTAATCTCCTGCTTATTGCTAATGTCATTTACTTTGGAGAGTTTACAGACTTCATAACTGTAAATACCATCCTGGCAAGTTCTAGTTCAGCAGCCGGGCTGGGAGACTCAGCTAAGAACCTTCTTGAACCAAGTTATATCTTTTATTTGATTGATATTCCTTTCTTCATTTATGGTGTTTTTAGGAAAAAACTAAAAACGGATAGTAAGCCATTTAATAAACGAGCTAGTTTTGCTATCACCGCACTATCGACACTCCTTCTCTCAGCCAACCTATTTCTAGCGGAAGTTAACCGTGGTGAGTTACTGACACGTGGTTTCTCCAACAACTATATTGTTCGTGCTATGGGGATTCCTTTCTTTACAGCTTATTCCGGTAACTTAACGTATCAAACTTCACAAGCTCGTTCATCCGCAACAGCAGACGACATGAAAAAGGTTGAAGCTTATGTTAAGGAGCACTATGCAGCACCTGATCCTAAGTACTACGGAATTGCTAAAGGAAGAAACGTTATCGTTATTCACTTGGAGAGTTTCCAACAGTTTCTTATTGATTACAAGCTCCAAGTAGATGGTCAGTCTTATGAAGTAACACCATTCCTTAATTCCATTTACCACTCAAATGAAACCCTAGCCTTTTCAAACTTCTTCCACCAAGTTAAATCAGGAAAAACTTCTGATGCTGAAACCTTGATGGAAACATCACTCTTCGGACTAAGTACAGGGTCATATATGGTAAACTACGGTGGTACCAATACAGCTTACGCTGCACCATCTATCCTAGCTCAAACGAGTGGCTATACTTCAGCTGTTTTCCACGGAAACACTGGATCCTTCTGGAACCGCAATAATACCTATAAACATTGGGGTTATAACTACTTCTTTGACTCATCAGCTTTCACTGAGAAAACCGATGAAAACTCCTTCCAATACGGTCTTAATGATAAGTACATGTTTTCAGATTCCATCAAATATCTGGAACAAATGCAACAGCCTTTCTATGTTAAATACCTAACCGTATCTAACCACTACCCATACACTTCCCTGTCAGGCGACAAAAACGAACAAGGTTTCCCACTCGCTGACACAAAAGACGAAACAGTTAACGGGTATTTTGCAACAGCCAACTATCTTGACTCTGCAATCAAAGACTTCTTTGATTACCTTAAGGAAACTGGCCTTTATGATAATTCGATTATTGTTATGTATGGTGACCACTACGGTATCTCTGATATGCGAAGCAGTAATCTAGCGGAACTGCTCGGGAAGAACTCTGAGACTTGGTCAAATTATGATAAAGCCATGCTTCAACGTGTCCCTTACATGATTCACATCCCAGGATATACTGGAGGTGGCATCTCTAACACATTTGGTGGTGAAGTTGATGCCCTCCCAACCCTCCTTCACATTCTTGGTGTTGACACTAGCTCTTATATCCAGATGGGACAAGACCTCCTATCTCCTGATAATAAGCAAACTGTCGCATTTAGAACCTCAGGTCAATATGTTACACCTCAATACACAAGCTACTCTGGTAGACTCTATAACACTCAAACAGGAGAAGAAATTACTAACCCTGATGAGACTACTAAAAAGGAAAATGAGGCTATTCGTAATGCGGTTGCAACCCAGTTGTCAATGAGTGATGCAGTCCAAACAGGTGACCTCCTTCGATTCTACACGCCAGATGGTTTAAATCCTCTTGATTCTAGCACAATTTCCTACACTAAACAGATGGATCAACTGAAAAAAATCAATAAAAAGCTGAAAGATAAATCAACAAGTCTCTACAAACAAAAAGGCAATAAATCAACAGCTGACCTATTCAAGACACCATCTTACAAGGAACTACATCCTGTTGAACCTGAATCAAGCTCAAACTCAACAGAAGAAAGCTCATCTAGTCAAGAAACTACAGCTGCACAAGAATAA
- a CDS encoding class I SAM-dependent rRNA methyltransferase: MNILTVSPFAEKKIKQGKQLLLAEDFPNIAENNQLIYLYSQSKEFLGTGYLSSQNKGIGWFLSPKKQQLTVTYFQGLFEKAKARRQSYYANDLTTAFRLFNQDGDDFGGLTIDLYGDYALFSWYNVFIYSLKDIIVEAFQTVFPEVLGGYEKIRFKGLDFESDHLYGQEAADTFTILENGVTYEVFLNDGLMTGIFLDQHEVRDGLVNGLALGKSVLNMFSYTAAFSVAAAMGGAVETTSVDLAKRSRELSTAHFEANGFSMENHRLVVMDVFDYFKYAKKKGLFYDLIVIDPPSFARNKKRTFSANKDYHKLIAQSLDILSEYGTIIASTNTANMTVQQFKKQLRKGLGDVSADFVNLQQLPVDFAVNPNDPTSNYLKVYTIKVNK; the protein is encoded by the coding sequence ATGAATATATTGACGGTAAGTCCCTTTGCGGAGAAAAAAATCAAACAAGGGAAACAGCTTCTTTTAGCTGAAGATTTTCCAAATATAGCTGAAAATAATCAGTTGATTTATCTTTATAGTCAATCCAAAGAATTTTTAGGAACAGGCTATTTGTCGAGTCAAAATAAGGGGATAGGTTGGTTTTTGTCCCCTAAAAAGCAACAATTGACAGTGACTTATTTTCAGGGGCTTTTTGAGAAGGCAAAAGCCAGACGTCAATCCTATTATGCTAATGATTTAACGACGGCTTTTCGTCTTTTTAACCAAGATGGTGATGATTTTGGTGGTCTAACGATTGATTTGTATGGAGACTATGCCCTCTTTTCATGGTACAATGTCTTTATTTATTCCTTGAAGGATATTATTGTAGAGGCTTTCCAAACGGTCTTTCCTGAGGTTTTGGGGGGCTATGAAAAAATTCGCTTCAAGGGCCTTGATTTTGAGTCAGACCATCTTTATGGACAAGAGGCCGCTGATACCTTCACTATCTTGGAGAATGGGGTAACTTATGAAGTTTTTCTAAATGATGGGCTAATGACAGGGATTTTTCTTGACCAGCATGAGGTGCGTGATGGTTTGGTTAATGGTTTGGCCTTGGGCAAATCAGTTTTGAATATGTTCTCCTATACGGCAGCTTTTTCAGTTGCTGCAGCTATGGGGGGAGCGGTTGAAACGACATCGGTGGATTTGGCAAAACGTTCACGTGAGTTATCCACGGCTCATTTTGAAGCTAATGGCTTCAGTATGGAAAATCATCGTTTAGTTGTGATGGATGTTTTTGATTATTTTAAATATGCCAAGAAAAAGGGATTATTTTATGACCTTATCGTTATAGATCCGCCGAGCTTTGCTCGAAATAAGAAACGAACTTTCTCAGCAAATAAGGATTACCACAAGTTGATTGCGCAGAGTCTTGATATTCTATCAGAGTATGGGACAATTATTGCAAGTACCAATACAGCTAATATGACAGTGCAACAGTTTAAAAAGCAACTGCGTAAGGGATTGGGAGATGTTTCAGCGGACTTTGTTAACTTGCAACAATTACCAGTGGATTTTGCCGTCAATCCTAATGATCCAACATCAAATTATTTGAAAGTATACACAATAAAGGTAAATAAATGA